The window GAGCCGGTGACAGTGCCCGAGCCGCAGATGGAAGAGGTGGTCAGCAACAAGCCCGCGCCGCCGGAACCCAAGGTTGTGTACGTGGATAAGGACGGCAACCCCATTCCTCCGCCGCCTGATCCCAAGGATCTGTTGTTCCAGGCACAGGCTGCCCTGAACAATGGCGAGGCAGCTGCCGCACTTGAGCAGTTCAAGGCACTGAAGCGTATGCCCAAGCTGACCGAGGAGCAGCGCGCCGAGGTATTGAACGGTATTGCCGATTCGACATACGCTCTTGGCAAAGATGACCTGCTGGCCAACTACGAGAAGATCATTCAGGCCACCACCGAGGCCATGAACTACAACCTCAAGTCCGATTCGGTGCCCTCGCATCTGCTGCGTCTGGCCATGACGAACATGAAGATAGGCAACGTGCGTGAGGCAGAGGCCTATTTCAACATTCTGCGGAAGAACTATCCGAACAGCGACCTGATCCCCCTGACGTACTACTACTGGGGTGATTACTATTTCAACAAGGGCGAGTGGCAGAAGGCCGCAGACAACTTCCAGTACGTGGTGCAGAACTATCCGGACTCCAAGTACGTGCGCGAGTCAGGTGTGGGACTGGCGCGTGCGCTCTACAGCCTCGGGTTCTACGATCAGGCCTTCCAGATCGTGGACTATGTGGAAAAGCGCTGGCCACGCTTCTATCTGGAATACCCGCCCTTCCTGAGTCAGATGGGTGACGTGGAATATCGTATGAAGAAGTACGATAAGGCCCGTATAACCTACTGGACGTATTATAATATTGATCCGGACGGGGATGAGGCGGATATGATTCTGGCCCGTCTTGGTGACCTGTACGTGGAACTGCGCGAACGTGATGCGGCCCGCGAAGTGTACGAGGAAGCCGCACGTAAGTTCCCCGATCGGGACGGCGGGCTCATTGCCCTGATGCGCCTCGCCGAGGAAGGCGTGTTCGACAGCCCGACCCTCGCGGAAATGTTCTCTATTTTTGACAGGCCCTATAACCTGCGCCCGCTGCAGATCTATTCCAAGATCATAGAAGATCATCCGGACAGCGCGCTCGTGCCTTTGGCCCGTCTCAAGAAGTCCATGTGGTACCTCTGGAACAAGCAGTATCCGGAGGCGCTCACCACGGCCACGTCGTTCATCAAGCAGCATGCCGGACATGAACTGACCGGCCGTGTGAAGGAAGTGGCCTTGAAGGCCTTCAACGTCATGGTCGCGGACAACATTCGCGAAGGCAACTACGAGCGTATTCTGCAGATATGGGACCAGTTCCCCATCGTGCGCGGGCAGGACACGGAGCTGGCTCCGGAAAGCCGCATTGCGCTCGGTCTTTCCTACTGGAAGCAGAAGCAGCCATCCAAGGCGCTGGAGGTCATTGATCCGTTCTTCCTCGGCCTGAAGATACCCGAGACCTCTGAAATGGCCCTGAACCTTGCGCTCAGCATCTATCTGGACAACGAGCGGTGGGCGGATGTGGTCAATCTGGCACAGCGCATAGAGCTTTGGGATCTGAACCCCGAAAGCCGGAAGCAGCTCGATTACGCACTGGCGCTGGCGTATGAGAATATGGGCGAACACGACAAGGCGAGCCCCATGTGGGATGCCTTGGCAAAGGTTCAGGACGTGCCGCTGGATCAGGAGGCCTATACGCTCTTCTTCCTGAGCCGCGAAGCCGAGCGCAAGGAAGACTGGGAAACAGCCTACCGCCATGCCAAGCAGTCCCTGATTGATTTCCGCGAGCTTGCCAAGCGTGATCCCGACAAGGGGGACCCGCAGAAAATAAAGGATCTGCTCGGAGCCTTGATGGATATTACGGAGCGTACCGGCCGCGCCAAGGAGGCGCTGGACTGGGCTCGCGAATATGCGCAGGACGTGAAGCCCACCGATCCGGACTATCCCGGTATGCAGTATCGCATTGCAGGGCTTTACAAGAAGAATGCGAATCTCGAAAAATGGCGGGCCATTCTTACCGAGCTACGCGACAGTAATCCGAATTCGTTATATGGTCGCATGGCGGCTTCCGAATTGCGCACCTATGATCTGACGGAAGGCGCTTCCAAGTTCTCTCCCACCGGCAGGCTGTAATCTTTCGGGCTGCCTGCCCCGTTCAGGAGGTTACGGTTATGGTGCATCCCTCGCATACCATCAGACGCCCTGTCGTGGCTGGACAGTTTTATACCGGCGACCCCGAGGCGCTCAGGCAGCAGGTGTCCGAGTTTCTTGCCGCAGGGCAGAGACAGCCCAAAGGCGAACCTGAGGCCGCGCCGACCATGCTGGCCATGGTTCCCCACGCTGGCTATGTCTACTCCGGCGCCGTGGCGGGGCAGACCCTTGGAGCGGCCCGTCTGGCGGATACCGTAATCCTGCTTGGTCCGAATCATACGGGGCGTGGAGAGCCCGTGGCGGTATGGCCGGGTGGAGAGTGGATTACTCCCCTAGGCAGTGTAGCGGTGGATGCGGATTTCGCTGCCTGTCTCGTCAAAACGGATCCCGTGTTTGCCTTGGATACCGCCGCGCATCTATACGAACATTCTCTTGAGGTGGTGCTGCCCTTCCTGCAGGTTGCCAAGCCCGACGTGCGTATTATCCCCATCGCCATTGCGACTCCCTCGCCGGAAGTGCTGGCCCGTTGCGGGGCTGCTCTGGCCCGCTGCATTCAGGTCTATAAGACTCCCGTCACCATGGTGGTCAGCTCTGACATGAGCCACTATGTTTCGCACGAAGAAGCCAGGCGTAACGACTTGCTCGCTCTTGCCATGGTGGAATCGCTGGACCCCGAAGGGCTTTACAACACGGTACGCGAACATGGCATTACCATGTGCGGCGTGCTGCCCATGACGGCAGGATTGGTTGCCTGCAGGCTGCTGGGGGCAGACAGGGGCACGGTCGTGCGCTACGCTACGTCGGGTGAGGTAAACGGCGACATGGATAAGGTCGTCGGGTATGCGGGCGCTCTTGTGCCTTCTCCTCTCTAGGCGCACGGACGTACTTGTGCAGGGGCTTGCCTAAGGGTATTGATGGCGCATCATGTCCAGAAAACTGTGTCTTATTCACGCGAACTGTCAGGGCGACCCGCTGCGCAAACTGCTGATGCTGCATCCGCAGTTCGGGCAGGAATTTGAGGTCGTCAAATATACCAACTATCTGCGTGAGTCCATTCCGGACGAGCAGCTTCGATCCTGCTCTCTCTTTCTCTATCAGCCCCTTGGCGAAAAGTGGGATGACCATGCCTCGGATGCCTTGCTGGCCCGGGTTAATCCTGACGCCGTGAATCTGGCCATCCCCAACATGCTGTTCAAGGGCTACTGGCCGTTCTGGACCAACCGCAGCCCCATTGAGTTCGGCGATGCCTTTCTGGACAAGCTGGTGGGCATGGGACTTGAGAAGAAGGAAATCCTGTACATCTGCCTGCACACGGACATCGCAGCAAAGCATGATCTGGCCGCCATGTTCGAGAAATCCATTCTGCACGAGATTGAGAAGGAAAAGGGCTGCGTTGTAGGCACCGTTGATCTGGTGCTGGAGCGGTTCAGGACAGAAAAGCTCTATAATACCATCAACCACCCCAACCGGCGTCTCATTCTGCATGTGACCGCCGGTATTCTCTCCCATCTGGGCTATGCGCCCCTGCCGCGGGTGCTCGTGGATGCTTTTCAGGATCCGTACCCTGAGTTTGAGTTGCCTCTTCATCCCCAGATAGCTGCGTTTCACAGTCTGTCCTTCGGCGATGCAGCCACCCGTTACAATGTCTTCGGCAAGATGCGGACATATGAGGAGTACGTGGGCTTTTACGTGGACTGCAGACAACTCAACATCCGCGATTTTTCAAGCTACCTGCACCTCGTGTGAGGATTTGGTGCGTGATTGGCACTAAGTCTGACCGATCTTGTCAGAATTGCATCCATGAGGCATGCTCCGGACATACTGTTGGAGGTTACGTATGAACGGAACCATTGTGGCTGTGTGTACCAGCACGCGAACTGGCGAAAAGAAGGTGCCGGTAGAGAGCGTAACGCTGGAAAAGGATTTCGGTATTGTCGGGGATGTACACGGCGGAACCGGAAGGCAGGTGAGTCTGCTGGCCATTGAAAGCGTGGACCCCATGCGCGAAAAGATGCCCTCGTTGTCTGACGGCGACTTTGCCGAGAATCTGCTCGTAAGGGGTATTCCTCTGGCGCGGTTGCTGGTGGGGACAAGGCTGCGTGCCGGTGACGGTGTGGAACTGGAAATCACCCAGATCGGAAAGAAGTGCCATTCCAAGTGCAATATCCACAAGACGGTCGGATACTGCATCATGCCTACGGAGGGCGTATTTGTGCGTGTTCTGAGCGGAGGCACCCTGAAGCCGGGGGACCCCGTCTCGGTTATATAAGCCGCATCCCGCCCTGCTGTTCTGAAAGGGCGCTGCCCCCTCCTGTTTGGAGGAAGTGAAAAAAAGAGCCGATCGTGAGACCGGCTCTTATTTATTTTCGTGAAAGGTGCAGCTACTGAAGAATGGATTCTATGGGGAACAGGTCCTTTAACACGGTCTTGTTCTCAGCGCTGATGGCGATGCGAAGTGCGTACATGTCCTTCAACGCCATGGTCTCAGGAGGAGAGAAGCTCGCAACCACCTTCTTGAAGCGGGAAATGGTGAACTTCAGATCCTTGCTGTCCGCGTTGATAGGAAAGATCTGTCCATCTCGACCGATCAGGGAAAGTACGGCAATGCCGTCTATGGTCTTGGACGCATCAAGGTTGTTGATGTCAAAGGAGACGCGGATGGTTGCATCATCGGCAGGCTTGAGCATGACATTCTCGACGCTCACAAGCTGCACGTCTTCCGTTGCCAGCAGGGCAGAGAGGTCGACTGACGGCTTTTCCTTGGAGGAATCCTCAATGCTCATGGTGCCGAACAGCGCCTGCAGTTCTTCAGGGTCATTGGACTGCAGAATCTGCTCAATATTTTCCAGGCGTTCGAGTTGGACCTGCGTGGCTCGCAACTCTCTTTGCAGGTCAATGCGTTCGCTCTGCAGAGCGGCATTCTGTTTCCAGTAGTTGTATCCAGCGTAGAAGCCCAGCGATGCCGTAATCACCAAGATCAGCTGCAGCCATATCAGAAGCTTGAGCCACATGGGGCTGATTCTGAAGCGGTGCACTTTGGTGTCATCGCGCATGAACAATACGCTGTACTTTTCATTCATCTAGAGCGGTCTCCAGTCTTCGCTTTCTATTCTCCAGGATATGCCGTCGGGACGCAGCACCAGAATCTTGATGCCTTTGTCACTGAATCCATCGGAGCTGCTGTACTGTTGTATCATTTCAACGGTCAGGCCGTTGCTGCTTACGGAGTATTTCGGGTTGCTCAGGCGGACCTTCTGCGGTTTCGCCGAAACCCATACAATCTTTTTATGATCGCGTATGGCCGCAATGCCTTTACGGGTGCCCTGAGATGCGCTTTCCGTATAGCTTTCTGCGTACTTTTTCAGGTTAGCAGATTCCCACGCGGTACGCCACCCCTCGATAAACTGGTCAATACTTTGCTTTTGTGCCTTGAGAAAGTCGGGTTCAAGATCAAGATCGGCACGTTCCCACTCCATGCCCGCGATAAGCAGGTTGCCTTCCGTATCCTTGTGCCAATACAGGCGGCGGTAGCCTTGCACAGTCAGGTTGGGGGCTCGGTAATACTGCTTGAACCACGATACCCAGTAGTCCGGGCCTTGCAGTACGTATATGTCGTCAATCCAGTTCAGGATCCAGGGCAGGTTCTTGAACAGACGCTCCTTGGTAGCCACAAAGTCGGCAAAGTCGCCCGACTGGGATTTCGTATAGGCGTCGCCGTCATAGTATTCAAACATGACCGAATCGCGGTTGCCCCAGGCTGTTGCCCATTCGCGGGTCATGTTGAGAACGGCGGAGGCGATCTTCTTTTCCTCGGTTGTCTGGGGAGCCTTGTCCGCAATGGTGTGGGCCAGAACAACGGGGGTGCCCGGCTTCAGGTTGGGGCCGAGCTTGAGCAGGTCTGCATTGTTCATGGCCACGCAGCCCTGGGTTTCGCGGGGGACAATGTTGTGCCCGCGACCGTGAACCCATATGCCGTGTCCGGATTTCTTGCGGAGCAGGTCCATGGGGTTTGGGTAATTCAAGGTGTAGGCCATGCCGCCGTACAGCCCGAAGTCAAGTCCGTTGGGGATGTGACGTTGCACAAAGTAGACGCCTTCCGGCGTTTTCTTGTCGCCTTCGTCCTGTTTGTCGCCCTCGATTTGACCGGTCGTGCACACGTATTGGGCGGCAACGGCAAGAGGACTCTTGTGCTCCATGAGGTAGAGCTGCTGCTGTCCCTTATCCACGGCAACGAGCGAGGGCGGAATGCCCGGATGCTCTTCAAAGCGGGCCTGCCAGCCTTTGGTCAGGCCTGCGGAATAACCCGCCTGAGGAAAGGCGAGTGATACGATGGACAGAATAAGAACCGAGAATAATGCGGAGCGCATAGAGTCCTTGCGATGAGGCGCGCCCGTGATGCTTGCACGGGCGCGCCGGGTGCTTGCTAAGCGTTCGCCAGTTCCACCAGTTCCTTACGGGTGAAAATGGATATCAGATCGTAGCCTTTTTCCTTAAGGGCTTCGCGTCCGCCTTCCTGCCTGTCGAGCACGCAGCATACGCCGGCAACCTTGAGGCCGGCTGCTTCGATGCGTTCGATGGCGGTAATGACGGAACCACCCGTGGTAACAACATCTTCAAGCATGTATACGGTCTGCCCTTCGGTGAAGTTGGCAAGACCTTCAACATACTGTCCGGTGCCGTGGCCCTTGGCCTGCTTGCGGACGATGAGCGCGGGCAGGGGCTTGCCCTGTTCGTGCGAGATGACGGCAACGGAGCTGACCAGCGGGTCAGCGCCCAGGGTCATGCCGCCCACGCCGTGAATGTCCTTGTCCTTGAGCAGGTCAAAGAACAGCTGGCCGATGAGCCAGCAGCCTTCGGGATGCAGGGCGGTCTGGCGGCAGTCGAAGTAATAGTCGCTCTTCTTGCCGGAAGCGAGGGTGAAGTTGCCTTCGCGGTAGGACTTTTCCGCAAGAATGCGTGCGAGACGTTTTTTGAGTTCAAGCATTGTGGTTAGCTCCGGTTAGCCGAAAACCCGGTTGAAAATCAGGTCTTCATGGCGGAGATAGTAGCTGGGGTCGAAGATTTCTTCAAGCTTCTCCGCCGTAAGTCGTGAAGTTATTTCAGTATCCTTGCAGACGATGTCCTTGAAGAGCTGCTTGGTGTCCCAGCTCTCCATGGCGCAACGCTGCACCATGACGTAGGCGTCCTGACGGCCCATGCCCGTGTCCACCAGTGCGAGCAGAACGCGCTGGGAGAAGAACAGGCCCATGGAACCCATGAGGTTGCGGTCCATGTTCTCGGGAATGACACGCAGGTTGTCGATGAGACCTGCAAGGCGGTTCAGGATGTAGTCCATGAGAATGGTGGAGTCCGGCATGATCACGCGTTCCACGGAAGAGTGGCTGATGTCACGCTCGTGCCACAGGGCCATGTTTTCCATGGAGGCAAGGGCGTTGGTGCGGATCAGGCGGGAAAGACCGGTCATGTTCTCTGCGGAAATGGGGTTCTTCTTGTGCGGCATGGCCGAAGAGCCCTTCTGGCCCTTGCGGAAACCTTCTTCCGCTTCCAGCACTTCCGTGCGCTGCAGGTGGCGCAGTTCCACGCACAGGCGTTCAATGCCGCCTGCGGCGAGGGCAAGGGAGGTGAAGAAGTGCGCATGGCGGTCGCGCTGGATGATCTGGGTGGAGATGGGGTCAACGGAAAGGCCCAGCAATTCGCAGGTGATGATTTCCACTTCTGCGGGAATCATGGCCATGGTGCCCACGGCGCCGGAAATCTTGCCGACGCGGATGCCGTCCAGCGCCTGCTTGAAGCGCTCGTAGTGACGGGAGAATTCAGCATAGAATCCTGCCATCTTCAGGCCGAAGCTGGTGGGCTCTGCGTGAATGCCGTGGGTGCGTCCCATGCACAGGCGGCCCTTGTGGGCGTGTGCCAGCGTTTTCAGGGAAGCGAGCAGGCGCTCAAACCCTTTGCAGATAAGTTCGCCTGCGCGGGTGAGCAGCACGCCGTTGGCGGTGTCCACGATGTCGGAAGAGGTGCAGCCGAGGTGGATGAAACGGGCGGCGGGGCCGACCTTTTCTTCAACAGCGGTCAGAAATGCTATGACGTCGTGGCGTGTGGTTTCTTCGATTTCAAGAATGCGATCCACATCAAAGTCGGCCTTTTCGCGGATTTGCTTCATGCTCTCGGCATCAATCTCGCCGAGCCTGTGCCATGCCTCGCACACGGCAATTTCCACTTCCAGCCAGACGCGGAACTTGTTTTCCAGTGTCCAGAGCTGGCCCATTTCAGGGCGGGTATAGCGATCAATCATGGTGGCTGACTCTCGATCGGGTTGCAGGTTCGGAACGTAGCCGCCTTATTCCGGCAGCGATCAAAAAAAAGGCAGCCCTTGGGCCGCCTTGGTGGTTAAGAAGCGGTACCACCGGACGCCACTGCGTCGGAGGTGCCTGAAGCAGAAGAGGTTCCGGATCCCGGTTCGGAGCTACCGGAACTTGCGGCGCTTGCCGAAGAATCCGGTTTGGTGCTCGCACTGTTGCGGCCATATTCGGAAACGTACCAGCCCCCCCCCCTCAGTACGAAGGTGGTGTTGGACATAACTCGCTCGGAAGTACCGCCGCAGACGGGGCAGTCCGGTTGTGCGTCTTCAAAGGACTTCTGCCATTCCTCGAAGATCTGTTCGCATGCATTGCAACGATACTCATAAATGGGCATCGCGTCCTCCGCTAAACAACAAAAACTGGATACGGGCATCGCCCGCGAATATAACTGAGCAGCGGTTTCACAGCCGCGCTAATGAAACCGCCACAGAGATAGCAAAAAACAGATAGCCGCATGTGCGGCCCGAAGCAGGAACTAAGCCTTAGCGGCCTTGGCTTCCTTGATGCGCTGCTTGATGCGCTCTTCACGGCGCTTGCGGCGACGGTCCAGTTCCTTCTTGCGTTCAATCTTCTTGTGAGCCATGACGAGTCTCCTTCAACGTTATAATCAATAGAATATACTACTCGGGATGTGGTGCCTTGTCCAGCGGTCAGACATCTCAGCTTGTCCTGTCGAAGTAGCCACTTATGGATTCAGCAAAAACAATATCCACATCCCTGAAACCTTCCATTGCGAGCAGGCTCTTTACCGTGTCAAGGGCCGTCTGCGCAAGGGATTTTTGTGCAGTGGAAATCTGGAGCAGGGCTTTACCCTGTTCTGGGATGCGCAACCGGAAATCGGTCAGGCCAGTATCGGCCAGTGCATCTTCAGCTTTCCCGAGCCTGAGCATGGTGTCAGCGTCGGGTTGCAGGCCGTAGGCGAACCTGGTCATCAGGCAGGCACGTGCGGGCTGATCCGGCCAGTCGAGACCGGTTTCCCGCGCGAACTGGCGAATGTTATCCTTGGTCAGTTCCGCCAGTGCGTAAGGGCTGAGAATACCCAGTTCTTCAAGTGCGCGTCTGCCTGGGCGATATTCCGTGGCGTCCGTGGCGTTGGATCCTTCCAGAATAACGGCGTCATGCCCGTAGAGATCCCGAAAGCCGCTGAACAGGGCAAGCTTGCAGTGGTAGCAGCGATCTTTGTCGTTGGATGCGGCTGCGGGAATTTGAAGCGGATCAAAGCGGATGGCCATGTGGCGGATGCCTTTCCCGGCCAGCCAGCGGCGGGCGAAGGCGGTTTCCGCCGGGCTGAGGTGTGGACCGGTGGCATGCACCGCCGTAAAGGGGAGTTTGAGCCGGACAAGGGTAAACGCCAGCAGGCGGCTGTCGATGCCGCCGGAGACGGCAACCCCTATTCGTTGATTGGAAAGGCCCCTGAGGATTTCCTCAAGGGCCTGAATTCTTATTGAATACTCGGACATTTTTACCAGGCCGGAATGGGTTCCACAGGTTCCGAGAGAAGGAACTCGCCCTTCTCGATCCATTCCTTCAGGGTGTTGGCCACTTCCAGCGAAATGGAATAGCTGGTCATGGGCACGGTTTCCACCTTCTTGCCCTGAATTTCCACCTCGCCGCTCTTCAGGTCTTCATAGGTCACGTGCTGCAGCACGCGCGGCAGGCAGTTGGGATAGTCGTGGCCGTAATCCTTGACGGGCATCTGGATGTCGGAATCATCCACGCCGGTGTACCACGCGATTTCCTCGTTCAGAATCGGAATGGGAATGCCCACGCCCACACTCATTGAGCAGCCGTAGCCGATGAAGCTGAGGCCGCGCAGGTAACGGGTGTTCATCTTCTTGAGGTCACCCTTGACCTGAATGGTGCCGGCTGCGGAAAGCGGCAGGCCGCGTTCCGTGCGCTTGGGGTTGGGCACATGTTGGGTGCCCGCACCGACCACATAGCCGATGCCGCCGCCAAGGAAGATGCGCGTGCCGAAACCGATGGTCTTGAACAGCGGGTCGTTGAACAGAGGCGAGAGCTTGCCTGCCGTGGCGTAGTTCACATTGCGCATGTTGGGCTTGAGCGGCCCCATGTAGGTGTAAATGATGCGGCTGGTCAGGTTAACGGCCGCATTGTAGTTCTGATAGCAGTTGCGGGGGTTGTACAGTTCGGCAAACGGCAGATCCGCAAGGCTGATCTTCTTGTCCAGTGACTTGCGGGGGTAGCAGTCCGTACCGTAGGCCTCCGCACGAAGATGAACGGATTTACCGCGGACGAGGTCTTCAATGACATGGCCGCCGCCGTACTTGAACGTACCGGGGTAGACCTTGTTCAGCGGGTCGTCTTCTGAAGGTTCGGTGGCGCCGATGTAGCTGTCCACGGCGGCAAGGCCGGCGTATGCGGGCACGCCGTTGAGCCAGACCTTGGACGTCTTCATGGTCGGGGGTTCTTTCTGCCCGATATTGAACAATAGCCCGGAAGAGCACATGGGAGAGAAGGTGCCCGTGGTAACCACGTCCACTTCACGGGCGGCCTTTTCCTTGCCCATGGTGCGGACGGCTTCGGTCATTTCTTCCGCATTCAGAACAACGGCCTTGCCTTTGCGAATGCGATCGTTGATTTCCGCGATGGTCTTGTTAACCGTAAACTTGGACACGTAATCCTCCTGAACTGGTCCGGATATCTGGATAATTCCTGATGTGATGGCGACTATATCAATTATTCCAGATAACCTCAAGTAGTTTGCTCTCCGCTAACGGACGTGAGGCTCTCCGCAATGCCGGATGAAGTGCTACGCGGGGCGGCTGCCCGTAACGTTTCGCTGTACATTCCCCAATAGCGGTTAAAAAAAACAGGCACCGCGAAGACCGCAGTGCCTGTTGGACGGCAAGATGGGGCAGCCTACAATTGGCTGAGCATTTCCTTCGCCTTGTCAAAGTCCGGTGCCAATTCCAGCGCTATCTGGAACATCTCGCGGGCGTTGTCCTTTCGGCCTGCCCGCATGAACACCAGTCCCATGTTGTAGGCAAGAGTCTTGTCCTTGCGCGGGAAGTTTGGGTTAATGCCGAGGGCGCTCTCCAGATGCTCCGCTCCTGTGCGGAACTGCTTGCCTTCCGCGCAGGCCATGGCGAGGTTGTAGAACAGGTGCTCGTCGTCGGGGGAGATGCGCAAGGCCTTTTCGTACTCCTGCGCTGCCTCGTACCATTTTCCCTGCTTGCGCAAGGCAATGCCGAGGCTGTTGAAGGTGGCGATGTCCGATTTTTCGAGCATGTCGCCTTTGGCATCAAGGGCGCGGCGATAATACTGCTCGGCCCGGACCGGATCGCGCTGGGAATATACGTGGCCGATGCGTTCGGAAATTTCGCCGATGTAGGAAAGGGCTTCGCGAGTGGCCTGATTCACGGCGCTGTCAAAGAGCTTCTCCGCTTCTTCCTCGTTGCCCAGTTCCACGTGAATAGTGCCAATATCCACCTTGCGTTCCACGTTCAGCGGGCTCAGTCTGTCGAGTTTTTCCAGGTACTTGAGCTGCTGTTCAATCTCGCCGGTTTCCCTGTGCAGGTCGGCCAGCTTCTTGAGCGGTTCCAGATACAGCTGGGCGTTGTCGCTGGCGCTTTCGTACGCCTCGCGGGCTTTATCAACCTTTCCCAGCCCTTTGTAGGCGTCGCCCATGACGAGAAAGCCCGCTGCGGAGTTGGGCTTGATTTCAAGAATCTTGCGGCTGGCCTTGAGCGCCTGATCGTAAGCACCGCGTGTGACCATGCTCTTGGCAAGGTCTATGAGCTGGCCGAGCTTGCCTTGCGGCTTGATCGTGAAGGCGATCTTTTCGATGAGCGTATTGATGGAAATGGGCTTGGTGATGAAGTTGTCCGCGCCGATTTCGTGCAGGAGAACAAGCTTCTGCCTGTCCGCTTCACCGGTCAGGATAATGATTTTGACGAAGTCGAAGGCATTCTTCAGCTGTCTGACAAGGAACCCCATATCCTTGCCCTGCAGGGTGCGTTCGATGAAGATGAGAATGCTCTTGCGGCGCAGGCTGGTATCACGGATCGTCTTGAGAATGTGGTCAGGGTTGCTGACCACACTCATGCAGTCTTCGGTTATGGCAAGGTGCTTCTGCACCGTACCCCGAAGGATGCTCTGAAAACTGTTGTCATCGCTGACAATGAGAAAATAGCCTTTTGAAACAGTCACGTAATCGACCACATGGCCTTCATACTGCTTCTGTTTCATTTTCATGCTGATGTTACTGGCCATTCATATCTCCGGTACAGAATGAGTGTGTTCACGGCGGGACGTTCTGTGCCGATGACGGTCGGCATCCGCGTCGTGCTTACCATGTTATGCCTTAACAGGCGGGTAAACGCCATAGTTATAACACAAGCGAGAGCAAAGCGTAGACGATGCCGCCGGCACCGATGGCTGCATAAAGCAGCAGTCACGGGGTGCAGCGGCCGCCGTAGCGTTTCATGGCGAAGAGGAAAACACCGAAACCTGCGGCTGCGGCCAGCAGGGTGCGCAGTATGTCCATGCCGATCCTTTTACGCGGCGGCTCTGCGGCCTCCGGGTATCGTTACAGTTTTTCGCCGCAATACTTGCAGTATACGGCGTCTGCGTCATGTCCCTCTCGGTTGCAGGAAGGGCACACTTCCGTGCTGACTGTCTGCTGGGCAGTCTGGGGGCGGGCCATTTCGATGGTTATGATCCCCGTGGGCACGGCAATGATGCTGTAACCCAGAATCATGACCACTGAGGCTAGCCCCTGACCCAGCATGGTCTTCGGGGATATG is drawn from Desulfovibrio mangrovi and contains these coding sequences:
- a CDS encoding WcbI family polysaccharide biosynthesis putative acetyltransferase; the encoded protein is MSRKLCLIHANCQGDPLRKLLMLHPQFGQEFEVVKYTNYLRESIPDEQLRSCSLFLYQPLGEKWDDHASDALLARVNPDAVNLAIPNMLFKGYWPFWTNRSPIEFGDAFLDKLVGMGLEKKEILYICLHTDIAAKHDLAAMFEKSILHEIEKEKGCVVGTVDLVLERFRTEKLYNTINHPNRRLILHVTAGILSHLGYAPLPRVLVDAFQDPYPEFELPLHPQIAAFHSLSFGDAATRYNVFGKMRTYEEYVGFYVDCRQLNIRDFSSYLHLV
- a CDS encoding L,D-transpeptidase family protein, coding for MRSALFSVLILSIVSLAFPQAGYSAGLTKGWQARFEEHPGIPPSLVAVDKGQQQLYLMEHKSPLAVAAQYVCTTGQIEGDKQDEGDKKTPEGVYFVQRHIPNGLDFGLYGGMAYTLNYPNPMDLLRKKSGHGIWVHGRGHNIVPRETQGCVAMNNADLLKLGPNLKPGTPVVLAHTIADKAPQTTEEKKIASAVLNMTREWATAWGNRDSVMFEYYDGDAYTKSQSGDFADFVATKERLFKNLPWILNWIDDIYVLQGPDYWVSWFKQYYRAPNLTVQGYRRLYWHKDTEGNLLIAGMEWERADLDLEPDFLKAQKQSIDQFIEGWRTAWESANLKKYAESYTESASQGTRKGIAAIRDHKKIVWVSAKPQKVRLSNPKYSVSSNGLTVEMIQQYSSSDGFSDKGIKILVLRPDGISWRIESEDWRPL
- a CDS encoding tetratricopeptide repeat protein, with product MSRIAATRWIWTLLAAGGIWLATAGPATALTWYWGAHPDKERLVLVLDRPADGYSLERTGKQALTLTLPPAETGTLKAQSSVKPLGNAKLLGKPTGSGRTITIPTKTAAFGYISTTVSGNKIVVDLFRDPIGARWKPRKDTPKPAAVVQPQDAAPVPAAAAEKPVEPKAEVAVAPQTPKPAASPPASPLDALKKVEVPVRGKKTEQKSAQQRAPIVERPGTRSLDKVLPPPLNEKVLVEGGRGAVSQTAPHNASQSLPQPPQEPVETVPAQPAPKVSSPPERPFFAVPYTYRSRINTGGPEDWKEQVRPPAPVVVDSPMPNAEGSIRARVSKAPEAWREDAPTDVPQEAVAIARKIQDAKLAMEREKAEKLAREQAEKQIQAENARLAKEQAVAGKTPKEKAGGSQVSEAGKRKEAQPAPVAPAQVPPAASEQVQAVAQGPEFSVRAKVAPPGQVTTLRRSPDAPRAPQGAKPVAEQGGDVPMPPAGSASVPAVAPKPAQPVPGDGGADRFAVSDQAPHAPKYPDLKPAFADATEPKVAPEPVTVPEPQMEEVVSNKPAPPEPKVVYVDKDGNPIPPPPDPKDLLFQAQAALNNGEAAAALEQFKALKRMPKLTEEQRAEVLNGIADSTYALGKDDLLANYEKIIQATTEAMNYNLKSDSVPSHLLRLAMTNMKIGNVREAEAYFNILRKNYPNSDLIPLTYYYWGDYYFNKGEWQKAADNFQYVVQNYPDSKYVRESGVGLARALYSLGFYDQAFQIVDYVEKRWPRFYLEYPPFLSQMGDVEYRMKKYDKARITYWTYYNIDPDGDEADMILARLGDLYVELRERDAAREVYEEAARKFPDRDGGLIALMRLAEEGVFDSPTLAEMFSIFDRPYNLRPLQIYSKIIEDHPDSALVPLARLKKSMWYLWNKQYPEALTTATSFIKQHAGHELTGRVKEVALKAFNVMVADNIREGNYERILQIWDQFPIVRGQDTELAPESRIALGLSYWKQKQPSKALEVIDPFFLGLKIPETSEMALNLALSIYLDNERWADVVNLAQRIELWDLNPESRKQLDYALALAYENMGEHDKASPMWDALAKVQDVPLDQEAYTLFFLSREAERKEDWETAYRHAKQSLIDFRELAKRDPDKGDPQKIKDLLGALMDITERTGRAKEALDWAREYAQDVKPTDPDYPGMQYRIAGLYKKNANLEKWRAILTELRDSNPNSLYGRMAASELRTYDLTEGASKFSPTGRL
- the amrB gene encoding AmmeMemoRadiSam system protein B → MVHPSHTIRRPVVAGQFYTGDPEALRQQVSEFLAAGQRQPKGEPEAAPTMLAMVPHAGYVYSGAVAGQTLGAARLADTVILLGPNHTGRGEPVAVWPGGEWITPLGSVAVDADFAACLVKTDPVFALDTAAHLYEHSLEVVLPFLQVAKPDVRIIPIAIATPSPEVLARCGAALARCIQVYKTPVTMVVSSDMSHYVSHEEARRNDLLALAMVESLDPEGLYNTVREHGITMCGVLPMTAGLVACRLLGADRGTVVRYATSGEVNGDMDKVVGYAGALVPSPL
- a CDS encoding MOSC domain-containing protein — protein: MNGTIVAVCTSTRTGEKKVPVESVTLEKDFGIVGDVHGGTGRQVSLLAIESVDPMREKMPSLSDGDFAENLLVRGIPLARLLVGTRLRAGDGVELEITQIGKKCHSKCNIHKTVGYCIMPTEGVFVRVLSGGTLKPGDPVSVI